In Salarias fasciatus chromosome 20, fSalaFa1.1, whole genome shotgun sequence, a single window of DNA contains:
- the commd7 gene encoding COMM domain-containing protein 7 — MKLHFNRDVLPDSVSSDFSKLNKFSEQQFQRLIEILFQFLLEPKEAERFMQQLSEFAAEQGLSAGPLKSLMKSVLLLPQGAVKKNLTSEQIRDDLLTLGLNQDKAAHFSQQWGENCGSLSRLAVGQTLMVNQLVDLEWKFGVTVGTSEVQKAGNIFLQLKLVVRRGSSTENVYMELTLPQFYNFLHEMERAKASMECFS, encoded by the exons ATGAAACTTCACTTCAACAGAGACGTTTTGCCGGATTCTGTCAGCTCAGACTTCAGCAAGCTCAACAAGTTCAGCGAGCAG caattTCAGCGTCTGATTGAAATTCTGTTCCAGTTCCTGCTGGAGCCCAAagag gcggaGCGCTTCATGCAGCAGCTCTCGGAGTTTGCGGCGGAGCAGGGTCTGAGCGCCGGGCCGCTGAAGAGCCTGATGAAGagcgtcctgctgctgccgcagg GAGCCGTGAAGAAGAACCTGACCTCCGAGCAGATCAGAGACGACCTCTTGACCTTAG GACTGAACCAGGACAAGGCCGCTCACTTCTcacagcag TGGGGTGAAAACTGTGGCTCCCTGTCGCGGCTGGCCGTGGGACAGACGCTGATGGTCAACCAGCTGGTGGACCTGGAGTGGAAGTTCGGAG TGACGGTGGGAACCAGCGAGGTCCAGAAGGCGGGCAACATCTTCCTGCAG TTGAAGCTGGTGGTCCGCAGGGGGAGCTCCACAGAGAATGTCTACATGG aacTGACGCTGCCTCAGTTTTACAACTTCCTACACGAGATGGAGCGAGCCAAGGCCAGCATGGAGTGtttcagctga